In the bacterium genome, one interval contains:
- a CDS encoding isoprenylcysteine carboxylmethyltransferase family protein, with protein sequence MNKKPIFIALRGVILVTLFVALWSWIAALVHRLDPVLGVALPGWLRPLGWILLIAGGALGLASVWLFLTTGKGTPAPFDPPQVFVAIGPYRYVRNPMYVGGVLVIAGVGLIVPSCAILILAALVWGLLQVMVVYFEEPELKKRFGRSYEEYTRKVNRWLPRLAS encoded by the coding sequence ATGAACAAGAAGCCTATTTTCATCGCACTGCGTGGCGTCATCCTTGTCACGCTCTTTGTGGCCCTGTGGTCCTGGATTGCGGCGCTGGTGCACCGCCTCGATCCTGTCCTGGGAGTAGCACTGCCGGGATGGCTGCGGCCCCTCGGCTGGATTCTACTCATTGCCGGTGGGGCCTTAGGGCTGGCGAGTGTCTGGCTTTTTCTTACAACCGGCAAGGGCACGCCGGCGCCCTTCGATCCGCCACAAGTGTTTGTGGCCATCGGGCCATACCGCTACGTTCGCAATCCAATGTATGTCGGAGGAGTACTCGTTATAGCCGGAGTGGGCTTGATCGTCCCGTCTTGCGCCATTCTCATTCTTGCCGCTCTGGTCTGGGGCCTTTTACAGGTCATGGTGGTGTATTTTGAAGAGCCGGAGTTGAAAAAGAGATTTGGCAGATCATACGAAGAGTACACTAGGAAGGTGAATCGCTGGCTGCCGCGGCTGGCATCTTGA
- a CDS encoding methyltransferase — translation MVGLVTSCASVFCLLLVVLTSGVTLLTVVNLAVKGLGAPFAVALSRKLAVDWLYAWTRNPMVFAVLCLGVSIGLWFQSLLFVFWVLILFAPALLFFVKVYEERGLEIRFGALYLGTNPER, via the coding sequence TTGGTCGGGCTGGTCACTTCCTGTGCCAGCGTATTCTGCTTGTTGCTGGTTGTTCTCACAAGCGGTGTTACGCTGCTGACGGTGGTCAACCTCGCGGTGAAAGGGCTTGGCGCACCCTTTGCAGTTGCACTTAGTCGCAAATTGGCAGTGGATTGGCTATATGCCTGGACGCGTAATCCCATGGTCTTCGCTGTCTTGTGTTTGGGCGTCTCAATAGGGCTTTGGTTTCAATCCCTACTGTTTGTGTTTTGGGTTTTAATCCTGTTTGCCCCTGCCTTGCTCTTCTTTGTGAAAGTCTATGAAGAGCGGGGATTGGAGATTCGATTCGGGGCATTGTATCTGGGAACAAATCCAGAACGCTGA
- a CDS encoding nuclear transport factor 2 family protein: MTSNAAEIVKAFIDAINRGDVTRLSDLMTEDHIFVDSGGSRSPKSADLIRGWSDCFYMIPNYRIKVETILQKENLVAVF, from the coding sequence ATGACATCCAATGCGGCTGAAATTGTCAAGGCTTTCATCGATGCAATCAACCGCGGCGATGTTACCCGGCTCTCCGATCTGATGACCGAGGATCACATCTTTGTCGATTCGGGTGGTTCCCGCTCACCCAAATCAGCCGATTTGATCAGAGGATGGAGTGACTGTTTTTACATGATTCCTAACTATAGAATCAAGGTCGAGACAATTCTCCAGAAGGAGAACCTGGTTGCGGTCTTTTGA